The following proteins are encoded in a genomic region of Mahella australiensis 50-1 BON:
- a CDS encoding alpha-glucosidase/alpha-galactosidase yields the protein MAFKAAFIGAGSIGFTRGLLRDLLSVPEFNDAQIAFTDINQRNLDMVTQLCQRDITENGCKATLTATLDRREALKDAKYVFNVVRIGGLEAFQMDIDIPLKYGIDQCVGDTLCAGGIMYGQRGIPAVLDFCKDIREVSAPDCLLLNYANPNAMITWACNKYGGVKTIGLCHGVQGGHQQIAEVLGLKPEEVDIICAGINHMTWYIQVKHKGEDMTGKLLEAFEKHPVYSKTEKVRIDILRRFGYYSTESNGHLSEYVPWYRKRPDEIKDWIDLSSWINGETGGYLRVCTEGRNWFETDFPNWLKEPPLVYDQSHRSKEHGSYIIEGLETGRTYRGHFNVVNQHTITNLPPDAIVEVPGYVDYNGINIPRIGDLPLGCAAMCNSNISVQRMAVEAAVHGDDMLLRQAMLMDPLVGAVCNPPEVWQLVDEMLVAEAQWLPQYKEAIDKAKQRLSSGNLIKTKDYRGAARLKVKTVEEMAQDRKAATKNAAAADKAAKE from the coding sequence ATGGCTTTTAAGGCAGCTTTTATCGGTGCCGGCAGCATCGGCTTTACGCGCGGACTGCTGCGCGATCTCTTATCGGTACCGGAGTTCAACGATGCACAAATCGCTTTTACTGACATAAACCAGCGCAATCTCGATATGGTAACGCAGTTATGCCAGCGGGATATAACTGAGAACGGATGCAAGGCTACACTTACAGCCACGCTGGATCGCCGCGAGGCGTTAAAAGATGCCAAATATGTGTTCAACGTGGTGCGTATAGGTGGATTGGAAGCCTTTCAGATGGACATAGACATACCGCTTAAATACGGTATAGACCAGTGCGTAGGCGATACCCTGTGCGCCGGCGGCATCATGTACGGGCAGCGCGGCATACCGGCCGTATTGGATTTTTGCAAGGACATACGAGAGGTCAGCGCACCGGATTGCTTATTGCTCAATTACGCCAATCCAAATGCCATGATAACATGGGCTTGCAACAAATATGGCGGTGTAAAAACCATCGGTTTGTGTCACGGTGTCCAAGGCGGACATCAACAGATAGCTGAGGTACTAGGCCTGAAACCCGAAGAGGTGGACATCATATGCGCCGGCATAAACCACATGACCTGGTACATACAGGTCAAACATAAAGGGGAAGATATGACAGGCAAGCTACTGGAAGCGTTCGAAAAACATCCCGTCTATAGCAAGACCGAAAAGGTCCGCATCGATATATTGCGCAGATTTGGATATTACAGCACTGAATCCAACGGCCATTTAAGCGAGTATGTACCATGGTATCGCAAGAGACCGGACGAGATAAAAGATTGGATCGACTTAAGCAGTTGGATCAACGGCGAAACTGGCGGATATCTACGCGTATGCACAGAAGGTCGCAACTGGTTTGAAACCGATTTCCCCAATTGGCTAAAAGAGCCTCCGCTCGTATACGATCAATCTCACCGCAGCAAAGAACACGGCTCTTATATAATAGAAGGCCTGGAAACCGGGCGCACCTATCGCGGCCATTTTAATGTGGTAAACCAGCATACCATCACCAATCTGCCCCCTGATGCAATAGTGGAGGTACCGGGCTACGTAGATTACAATGGCATAAATATACCGCGTATAGGCGATTTGCCGCTCGGATGTGCGGCCATGTGCAACTCCAATATATCAGTGCAGCGCATGGCTGTAGAAGCAGCAGTGCACGGCGACGACATGCTATTGCGCCAGGCTATGCTGATGGACCCTTTGGTAGGCGCTGTATGCAATCCACCCGAGGTATGGCAACTGGTAGATGAAATGCTGGTGGCAGAGGCACAATGGTTGCCACAATACAAAGAAGCTATAGATAAGGCCAAGCAAAGGCTCTCATCTGGCAATTTGATAAAAACGAAGGATTACCGCGGCGCAGCCAGGCTAAAAGTAAAAACAGTAGAGGAAATGGCCCAGGATCGTAAAGCGGCTACCAAAAATGCGGCAGCTGCCGATAAGGCCGCTAAAGAATAG
- a CDS encoding ABC-2 transporter permease — protein sequence MLALVYKDLYQVRKSIMQVLAIWGFFALIAILSNLHGKSNYITNVLVYLYGLMAVYAIVQQILYNEDKYKGIYFMKTLPLKESMIVDNKFVTVIVLDVLSFVVSFILLGVIGIVTPQNISLMDIIMNILILVSVNLAYCGILLLLFFCVGPAKSRQYMSFIVIILILAISLGPSLIQGTAAAEYIKDAIKLLDQPYTPFAFLLVGPLIYAACWAASLRVFKRKSYIS from the coding sequence ATGTTGGCACTGGTATATAAGGACTTATATCAGGTCCGCAAATCGATAATGCAGGTTTTAGCTATATGGGGTTTCTTCGCGTTGATAGCCATCTTGAGCAATTTACATGGGAAAAGCAATTATATAACAAACGTTCTTGTATATCTTTATGGTTTGATGGCTGTTTACGCTATCGTACAACAGATTTTATATAATGAAGATAAATACAAGGGTATATATTTTATGAAGACATTACCTCTCAAAGAATCTATGATTGTAGACAATAAATTTGTTACAGTCATAGTATTGGATGTGTTGTCTTTTGTTGTTTCATTTATATTGTTGGGTGTAATAGGTATAGTTACACCTCAGAACATATCCCTTATGGATATTATAATGAATATACTGATATTGGTTAGCGTCAACTTAGCATATTGTGGTATATTGCTGTTGCTTTTTTTCTGTGTTGGACCTGCAAAATCGAGGCAGTATATGTCTTTTATTGTGATTATTCTAATACTTGCGATCTCACTCGGACCTTCTCTTATTCAAGGTACTGCGGCAGCGGAGTATATAAAAGATGCTATAAAACTTCTAGACCAGCCATATACGCCATTTGCCTTTTTACTGGTAGGCCCATTGATTTACGCTGCGTGTTGGGCGGCATCATTGCGTGTATTCAAACGTAAATCTTACATCTCCTAG
- a CDS encoding ABC transporter ATP-binding protein has product MIVEAKGLCKKYQKFELKDVDIVLPEGYIMGLIGPNGAGKTTTIKLLMNIVAPDKGDIKLFGMRWNEENEVLIKQRIGYVGEEQPFYDEMSVKWTADLVSKFYPSWDNKTYIDLIKQFDIDENKKVGDLSKGNRVKFALALAMAHKPDLLILDEPTSGLDPVIRRDILKLLAKFIEDGKRSILFSTHITEDLDKVADYIVLINDGRILVSAEKDDIIAKIKKVHIRTAEFNKLSANLFIAHKSVGDECMAVTADFPAFRRMYKNIAAKDPEAYGMDLSDIMLAYVKGEIY; this is encoded by the coding sequence ATGATAGTAGAAGCTAAAGGATTATGCAAGAAATATCAGAAGTTTGAGTTAAAAGATGTCGACATTGTATTGCCAGAAGGCTACATAATGGGGCTTATAGGTCCCAATGGAGCGGGTAAGACTACTACTATAAAACTGCTGATGAATATCGTAGCTCCAGATAAGGGTGATATAAAGCTATTCGGCATGCGCTGGAATGAAGAAAATGAGGTGCTGATAAAACAACGTATAGGATATGTGGGCGAGGAGCAGCCGTTTTACGACGAGATGAGCGTGAAATGGACCGCTGATCTTGTGAGCAAATTTTATCCGAGCTGGGATAATAAAACCTATATTGATCTTATAAAACAATTTGATATAGATGAAAATAAAAAAGTAGGTGATCTATCCAAAGGGAACCGTGTTAAATTTGCTTTAGCGCTGGCTATGGCGCATAAACCTGACCTGCTCATATTGGATGAACCTACATCGGGTCTGGATCCCGTGATACGTCGCGATATACTTAAGCTTTTAGCCAAGTTCATAGAGGATGGAAAGCGTTCGATATTATTTTCCACGCACATAACTGAAGACCTGGATAAAGTAGCAGATTATATAGTGTTGATAAATGATGGACGGATACTGGTATCCGCAGAAAAGGATGACATTATAGCCAAAATTAAAAAGGTTCACATTAGAACCGCTGAGTTTAATAAGCTATCTGCGAATCTATTTATTGCCCATAAAAGTGTAGGCGACGAATGTATGGCGGTTACAGCCGATTTTCCGGCATTCAGGAGGATGTATAAGAATATCGCCGCTAAGGATCCTGAGGCCTATGGAATGGACCTCAGCGATATAATGCTGGCTTATGTGAAAGGAGAGATATATTAA
- a CDS encoding GntR family transcriptional regulator, with the protein MYIHLSQEDIRPLYQQIADQIKVQIMDGTIAPGQELPSIRQLAQQLLTSVITVKRAYDDLEREGYIYTRQGLGTFAARISAPQLDDMRHKQAEEILSEAVEKCRALGLKGEEILGLIKELFKEDKG; encoded by the coding sequence ATGTATATCCATCTATCGCAGGAAGATATAAGGCCGTTGTATCAGCAGATCGCAGATCAGATAAAAGTGCAGATAATGGATGGTACCATAGCGCCGGGGCAAGAACTTCCCTCCATACGCCAGCTCGCACAGCAGCTTTTGACTAGCGTTATAACGGTTAAGCGCGCATACGATGATCTGGAGCGTGAGGGTTATATCTATACCCGGCAGGGTTTGGGGACATTTGCCGCTCGCATATCGGCACCACAATTAGACGATATGCGGCATAAGCAGGCCGAGGAGATATTGTCCGAAGCCGTGGAAAAATGCCGAGCGCTCGGCCTTAAAGGTGAAGAAATATTAGGACTGATAAAGGAGTTATTCAAGGAGGATAAGGGATGA
- a CDS encoding HEPN domain-containing protein — MSNNVGQSKEWLEFARKDLATAELLIANEGFPEIIAFHCQQAIEKAFKAYLAYTGRRFPKTHDIQYLCQLCSQSNPVFGNYNDDCSFVGVFYIEARYPIGIPVNVSGTDAEHALQIAKTIYALVSGLVSKSI, encoded by the coding sequence ATGAGCAATAATGTTGGTCAATCTAAAGAATGGTTGGAATTTGCCAGAAAAGATCTTGCTACCGCGGAATTGCTCATAGCAAACGAAGGATTCCCTGAAATCATAGCTTTTCATTGCCAGCAAGCAATAGAGAAAGCATTCAAGGCATATCTCGCATATACAGGCCGACGGTTTCCAAAAACTCATGATATTCAGTATTTATGTCAGTTATGCAGTCAGAGCAATCCGGTTTTTGGGAACTATAATGATGATTGCAGCTTTGTAGGTGTGTTCTATATAGAAGCGCGCTATCCGATCGGAATACCTGTTAATGTTTCTGGAACCGATGCTGAACATGCACTTCAAATTGCTAAAACAATATATGCTTTAGTTAGCGGCTTGGTATCAAAATCTATATAG
- a CDS encoding nucleotidyltransferase domain-containing protein — protein sequence MLQETDRLTIVSNIVEQIAKAYQPQKIILFGSYARGTQNQDSDIDLLVIKDTQEDFIVRIRNIRKSLLCPLPLDILVYTNDEIDKLKDEWFINDILKEGIVVYEQ from the coding sequence ATGCTACAAGAAACGGATCGACTAACAATTGTTAGTAATATAGTTGAACAAATAGCGAAGGCGTATCAACCTCAAAAGATTATATTGTTTGGTTCATATGCTCGTGGCACTCAAAACCAGGATAGTGATATTGATTTGTTGGTTATTAAAGATACACAGGAAGATTTTATAGTAAGAATAAGAAACATCCGAAAAAGTCTATTATGTCCGTTACCGCTCGACATACTGGTTTATACAAATGATGAGATTGATAAGCTAAAAGATGAATGGTTTATAAACGATATATTAAAAGAAGGGATTGTGGTTTATGAGCAATAA
- a CDS encoding SufB/SufD family protein, giving the protein MSIELKYEDELKERAIKALDKKATYGEDIDLSVFEEPDESEAVDELSKLPREIQEAAIASGIDPTEANRSGSFMQLDHTVIYRNIQKAYGDKLEIMDINDAMAKYPEIREKYWWRAAKVDQDKYTAFSELHDVHGYFIRVFAGQKVDKPIQSCLMLQENARVQNVHNVIVVEEGADAQVITGCSLAPKVENGLHLGISEFFVEKNAKLTFTMIHNWAPEFHVRPRSAAVVDDNGVFINNYVLLKPVRSIQSFPSARLVGKNSVAAFNSLLYGLEDSNIDVGSRIILEGEGSSGQAISRAIVNDSSKIYARGALESKQDDSRAHLDCRGILMSPHGMMYAVPELLSEAPGSYLSHEAAIGPIAEEEVQYLMSRGLTKDEAVSLITRGFMDVKILGLPKMLEDYISQMIEATQKESM; this is encoded by the coding sequence ATGTCAATAGAGCTGAAATACGAAGACGAATTGAAAGAAAGGGCTATAAAGGCGCTGGATAAGAAGGCGACTTATGGGGAAGATATAGACCTTTCGGTTTTTGAAGAGCCTGATGAGAGTGAGGCGGTGGACGAGCTATCCAAGCTCCCACGCGAGATCCAAGAGGCTGCCATAGCATCGGGCATAGATCCCACAGAGGCTAATCGTTCGGGCAGTTTTATGCAACTGGATCATACGGTCATATACAGGAATATACAAAAAGCCTATGGCGATAAGTTGGAGATAATGGACATAAACGATGCCATGGCAAAATACCCCGAGATTCGCGAAAAATATTGGTGGCGTGCCGCAAAAGTGGATCAGGACAAATATACGGCTTTTTCCGAACTGCACGACGTACACGGTTATTTTATACGCGTTTTTGCCGGACAAAAAGTCGACAAACCTATACAATCATGCCTTATGCTTCAAGAAAATGCCAGAGTACAGAATGTGCACAATGTCATCGTAGTGGAAGAGGGAGCCGATGCGCAGGTTATTACAGGGTGCTCTCTGGCGCCTAAAGTAGAAAATGGGCTGCACCTCGGTATATCGGAATTTTTTGTGGAAAAGAATGCCAAATTGACATTTACAATGATACACAACTGGGCTCCAGAGTTTCACGTACGCCCACGCTCGGCTGCTGTGGTAGACGACAACGGCGTCTTTATAAACAACTATGTTTTGCTAAAACCCGTGCGTTCGATACAATCCTTCCCATCGGCCAGGCTGGTGGGCAAAAACTCTGTGGCGGCCTTTAATTCCCTACTATATGGCCTGGAGGATTCAAACATAGATGTCGGCTCGCGCATAATACTGGAGGGCGAAGGTTCGTCGGGACAGGCCATATCCAGGGCCATCGTCAATGATAGCTCCAAGATATACGCGCGCGGCGCATTGGAATCCAAACAGGATGACAGCCGTGCTCATTTGGATTGCCGCGGCATATTGATGTCGCCGCATGGTATGATGTACGCAGTACCCGAACTTTTATCCGAGGCCCCGGGCAGTTACCTGTCGCATGAAGCGGCTATAGGCCCGATAGCGGAGGAAGAGGTGCAATACCTCATGTCGCGCGGCCTTACCAAGGATGAAGCCGTATCGCTGATAACCCGCGGCTTTATGGATGTCAAGATATTGGGGCTGCCGAAGATGCTGGAAGACTATATATCCCAAATGATAGAGGCCACTCAGAAAGAGAGCATGTGA
- a CDS encoding ABC transporter ATP-binding protein, whose product MLKIENLHVSVDGKPILKGIDLQVDEGETHILLGPNGGGKTTLLMSILGMPRYEVTQGRIIFNDRDITHMTLDERARLGIGMMFQKPPAVRGVKLAQIADIAAHARGNNVAVAAVAERLNLEEHMDRDLNYGFSGGELKRSELLQLICQNPELVLLDEPESGVDMDNISLIGNMINELLHKDKIKGRKVSGIIVTHTGYILEYVNADKGHILMDGRIVCSGGARDIFDEVRLHGFGRCEQCQ is encoded by the coding sequence ATGTTAAAAATAGAGAATTTACATGTATCGGTAGATGGGAAACCTATATTAAAAGGCATAGATCTTCAAGTCGATGAGGGCGAGACGCATATATTGCTCGGTCCCAACGGCGGTGGGAAAACCACCCTTTTAATGAGTATACTGGGCATGCCGAGATATGAAGTGACCCAAGGTCGGATAATTTTTAATGATCGCGACATAACGCATATGACTCTCGACGAGAGAGCCAGACTCGGCATAGGCATGATGTTTCAAAAGCCTCCGGCTGTGCGTGGCGTGAAGCTGGCTCAAATCGCTGATATAGCAGCGCATGCGAGGGGCAATAATGTAGCCGTTGCTGCTGTGGCGGAGAGATTGAACCTTGAAGAGCATATGGACCGCGATTTAAACTACGGCTTTTCAGGAGGCGAGTTGAAACGCTCCGAACTGTTACAGCTTATATGTCAGAATCCGGAACTTGTGTTGCTGGACGAGCCCGAGTCGGGCGTGGATATGGATAATATATCGCTTATAGGCAATATGATAAATGAACTGTTGCATAAGGATAAAATAAAAGGCCGCAAGGTATCTGGCATTATAGTGACGCATACGGGTTATATACTCGAGTATGTGAACGCCGATAAGGGCCATATACTTATGGATGGCAGAATAGTGTGCAGCGGAGGTGCCAGGGATATATTCGATGAGGTCCGCCTGCATGGCTTTGGGAGGTGTGAGCAATGTCAATAG
- a CDS encoding ferritin-like domain-containing protein produces MDKMQRILSFAIRLEKQGQNFYSYYKDQVANPSTKKIFEQLAEMEDGHHQMLQDKYDEIYGSSELKVISWVVDTSKYIKHPSIFGNQAQQLPEVEGDDDMSDLAVIRMAYSIESDFVEFYAAAEKEVDDEGAKKLLNTLKQWEEGHKQFFHDRYQQMMRRNWSDMNAFFFPEV; encoded by the coding sequence ATGGATAAGATGCAAAGGATATTGAGCTTTGCTATACGTTTGGAAAAACAAGGCCAAAATTTTTATTCATATTATAAAGATCAAGTGGCCAATCCGAGTACCAAAAAAATATTCGAACAATTGGCGGAGATGGAGGACGGCCACCATCAAATGCTTCAGGATAAATACGATGAGATATATGGTTCTTCCGAACTCAAAGTTATATCATGGGTGGTTGATACCAGCAAATATATAAAGCATCCGTCGATATTCGGCAATCAGGCTCAGCAGTTGCCCGAGGTGGAGGGTGATGACGATATGTCCGATCTTGCCGTAATACGTATGGCGTATTCGATAGAGAGCGACTTTGTGGAATTTTACGCAGCAGCAGAGAAAGAGGTAGACGATGAAGGGGCCAAAAAGCTTCTCAATACGCTGAAGCAATGGGAAGAGGGCCACAAGCAGTTCTTCCATGATCGTTATCAGCAGATGATGAGAAGAAATTGGTCTGATATGAACGCTTTCTTCTTCCCAGAAGTTTAA
- a CDS encoding L-fucose/L-arabinose isomerase family protein, producing MNNVPDVKLGIVAVSRDCFPIELSQRRRSAVVQSCTAKGIDVVEINATVENETDVLKALDEIKAANVNALVVYLGNFGPEGPETMLAQKFNGPVMFAAAAEETENDLIGGRGDAYCGMLNASYSIGLRNLNPYIPEYPVGTAGEVADMMADFVDIARVVIGVSNLKIFGFGPRPYDFLACNAPIKPLYDLGVEVMENSELDLFESFNKHADDPRIPDVVKDMQQELGSGNNYPGILPKLAQYELTLKDWMDNHMGASKYAAFANKCWPAFQTQFGFVPCYVNSRLTGQGIPVACETDIYGALSEYVITCATQMPPTLLDINNTVPKDMYEHNKSKFEGYKPTDLFMGFHCGNTNKGCMVNASMRYQLIMHRTLEPDKEPDITRGTLEGTIRPGEITLFRLQGTADCQLRSYIAQGEVIDVDPKSFGGIGVFAVREMGRFYRHVLITKRYPHHAGIAFKHAGKVLFAAMKMLGVDDIGLNQPSTVLYEDENPFK from the coding sequence ATGAATAATGTACCTGATGTAAAACTGGGTATCGTAGCTGTAAGCAGAGATTGCTTCCCTATAGAACTCAGTCAAAGGAGAAGGAGTGCTGTGGTACAGTCATGTACTGCCAAAGGCATAGATGTAGTGGAGATAAATGCTACTGTAGAGAATGAGACTGATGTGCTTAAAGCGCTGGATGAGATAAAAGCGGCCAACGTAAATGCGTTGGTAGTATATCTTGGTAATTTCGGCCCGGAAGGCCCTGAAACCATGCTGGCACAAAAATTCAACGGACCTGTTATGTTTGCGGCTGCTGCCGAAGAAACCGAAAATGATCTGATAGGCGGCAGAGGAGATGCTTATTGTGGCATGCTCAACGCGTCTTATAGCATAGGTCTGCGCAACCTTAATCCTTACATACCGGAGTATCCGGTCGGTACAGCCGGTGAAGTGGCCGACATGATGGCTGATTTTGTGGATATAGCGCGGGTCGTGATAGGGGTATCAAATCTTAAAATATTCGGTTTTGGTCCAAGGCCTTATGACTTTCTAGCATGCAATGCGCCTATAAAGCCGCTTTATGACCTGGGCGTGGAAGTGATGGAGAATTCTGAGCTCGATCTTTTTGAATCATTTAATAAACATGCCGATGATCCCAGGATACCTGATGTAGTAAAGGATATGCAGCAAGAGCTTGGTAGCGGCAATAATTATCCCGGTATTTTGCCAAAACTAGCACAATATGAGCTGACGCTGAAGGATTGGATGGATAACCATATGGGAGCGTCGAAATATGCTGCATTTGCCAATAAGTGCTGGCCGGCTTTCCAGACGCAGTTCGGTTTTGTGCCGTGTTATGTAAATTCCAGACTTACAGGTCAGGGCATACCCGTAGCATGCGAGACCGATATATATGGTGCTTTGAGCGAGTATGTTATAACCTGTGCCACGCAGATGCCGCCAACGCTGCTGGATATAAATAATACCGTGCCCAAAGACATGTATGAGCATAATAAGAGTAAGTTCGAGGGCTATAAACCCACGGATTTGTTCATGGGCTTCCATTGCGGCAATACCAACAAAGGGTGTATGGTAAACGCATCGATGAGGTATCAGCTTATAATGCACCGAACGCTGGAGCCGGATAAGGAGCCAGATATCACGCGCGGTACATTGGAGGGTACAATAAGGCCTGGAGAAATCACGCTGTTCAGGCTGCAAGGCACGGCCGATTGCCAGCTTAGGAGTTATATCGCCCAAGGAGAGGTTATAGATGTGGATCCCAAATCATTTGGCGGCATAGGTGTATTTGCTGTGAGGGAAATGGGGCGCTTTTACAGGCATGTATTGATAACCAAGCGCTATCCGCATCATGCCGGTATAGCCTTTAAACATGCGGGCAAAGTATTGTTTGCGGCTATGAAGATGCTGGGCGTCGATGATATAGGGTTAAATCAACCATCCACTGTACTATATGAGGATGAGAACCCTTTCAAGTAA